The Swingsia samuiensis genome contains the following window.
CGTCCTGGTGAAAAATTGTATGAAGAACTTTTTCATGGTCGAGAAGCCCCTGTGCCGACCGATGCTCCCGGCTTGCGTATTGCCTCTCCTCGGACAGTGGACTTTGAGATTGTTTCCCAAGCGATGGATGATCTCGAAAAGGCATGCGCTCATGAAGATATAACAGAAGTGATGTCCATTCTTTATCGACTGGTGCCAGAATTTAATCATAATTGGGAAGGAAAGGTATCGTCGGGTTTGGTCGATACACCTTCTGAGAAAGAGGTAGAACCGCATGAGTAATCCAATTGCCTTCCTTGATTTGCCTCGCCAACAAAAACGTTTGCAAGGTACAATTCAACGCCGAATTGATACCGTTCTTCAACACTGTCGCTTTGTGATGGGGCCTGAAGTTGAGGAGTTAGAACAGCGGTTGGCAGCCTTCGGCGGGGCTAAATATGCTATTGGTGTTTCTTCGGGAACAGATGCATTGTTGATGGTTTTGATGGCCGAACAGGTTGGCCCTGGAGATGCTGTTTTTCTTCCTGCGTTTACTTACACGGCAACGGCAGAAGTTGTTCTTCTTTTAGGGGCAACGCCCGTTTTTGTGGATGTTGATCCGAACACTTTTCAAATCAGTTTGTCTTCGCTTGCGCAGCGGGTTGAGGATGTAAAAAAAGCGGATGAACTGGATCCAAGAATTATTATTGGTGTAGATTTATTTGGGCAGCCCGCTCCGTGGAATGAACTGAAGTCTTTCGCTCAAAAGGAAGGGCTGATTTTAATTGCAGATTGTGCACAGTCTTTCGGTGCTTCTTATCAGGGGCGTCGCCTTGGGCATGAAGCACGTGCAACAACATTATCTTTCTTCCCATCCAAACCCTTAGGTGGGTATGGAGATGGGGGTGCTATTCTAACAGATGACGAGGATTTAGCCGCACAATACCGCTCTTTGCGCACGCATGGAGAGGGGAAAACCCGATATGAAGTTGAAAAGATCGGGATTAATGGTCGGCTTGATACGTTGCAGGCTGCTGTTCTTCTTGCGAAGTTAGATGCATTCGAGGGAGAGTTGGAACGGCGTGAGCAAATTGCCACAATGTATGATGCAGGAATGCCAGCTGGTATTGTGGCTCCTGCGCGTGTCCCCAATAGCAAAAGCGCTTGGGCCATTTATACGGTCTTGTTGCCGAATGAAGAAAAAAGGAATGATTTGCAGTCTTTTTTGAAAGAAAAAGGGATTCCGACGGCTATTTATTACCCTAAACCATTACACTATCAGCCTGCATATCAAGAACACCATGATGGGGCTTCTTTACCTGTATCGGAAGGTTTGGGAGCGAAGGTTTTAGCGCTGCCTATTCATCCTGAATTAACAGATGATGAGGTAGAAAGAATAATAAAAGCGTTGAATGAATGGTCTAAAGACAATCTGTCATGAGACGTGAGCATAAGTTTTTAATGTTATTTGGCGTTGCTGTTTTCGTTCCGGTAAGCGTGATTTGGTATGTTGCTTGGCCGCTCATTCATCCGTGGGATTTACCTCAGGTGGATCAGGGAGAGATGGTTAAGCCGATCAAACATCGTTTAACGGATGACGAAACTAGGCAGGTTAATACGTGGATTCAATCACATAAGACAGGGTGGGGGCCACAAGGAGAGCTGCCGCCT
Protein-coding sequences here:
- a CDS encoding DegT/DnrJ/EryC1/StrS family aminotransferase gives rise to the protein MSNPIAFLDLPRQQKRLQGTIQRRIDTVLQHCRFVMGPEVEELEQRLAAFGGAKYAIGVSSGTDALLMVLMAEQVGPGDAVFLPAFTYTATAEVVLLLGATPVFVDVDPNTFQISLSSLAQRVEDVKKADELDPRIIIGVDLFGQPAPWNELKSFAQKEGLILIADCAQSFGASYQGRRLGHEARATTLSFFPSKPLGGYGDGGAILTDDEDLAAQYRSLRTHGEGKTRYEVEKIGINGRLDTLQAAVLLAKLDAFEGELERREQIATMYDAGMPAGIVAPARVPNSKSAWAIYTVLLPNEEKRNDLQSFLKEKGIPTAIYYPKPLHYQPAYQEHHDGASLPVSEGLGAKVLALPIHPELTDDEVERIIKALNEWSKDNLS